The following are encoded in a window of Staphylospora marina genomic DNA:
- the purH gene encoding bifunctional phosphoribosylaminoimidazolecarboxamide formyltransferase/IMP cyclohydrolase produces the protein MLKLRALLSVSDKTGLEDLARELARLGVEILSTGGTKKMLEAAGIPVTGVSDVTGFPEILDGRVKTLHPAIHGGLLAVRDNDHHVRQMVENGIRPIDLVVVNLYPFKQTIAKPGVSVEEAIENIDIGGPAMIRAAAKNHRYVAVVTDPADYGPVLDELRKHGTVSEETRRMLAAKAFSHTAHYDAMISGYLRELSGIQFPKELAVPLELQQSLRYGENPHQRAAFYRVPLPAPGTLAGARQLHGKELSFNNINDASAALELVREFTEPAVAVIKHTNPCGVAVGETVADAFRRAHEADPVSIFGGIVAANRPIDAETAALLREIFLEIVLAPSFSPEALEILQTKKNLRLLEIGDPAQGGSWEFKSVSGGMLMQESDGARVLREDCRTVTERTPTDEEWEQLLFAWKVVKHVKSNAIVLARDFRTIGVGAGQMNRVGAAEIAIRQAGDAAKGAVMASDAFFPMSDTVQRAAEAGITAIIQPGGSIRDEESVREANRHGIAMVFTGIRHFRH, from the coding sequence ATGTTGAAGTTGCGCGCGCTCCTCAGTGTTTCGGACAAAACCGGACTGGAAGATCTGGCCCGGGAACTCGCCCGTCTCGGGGTGGAGATTTTGTCCACCGGCGGCACCAAAAAGATGTTGGAAGCGGCCGGCATCCCCGTGACCGGGGTCAGTGACGTCACCGGATTTCCGGAAATCCTGGACGGACGGGTGAAAACGTTGCATCCCGCCATTCACGGTGGTCTTCTGGCCGTTCGCGACAACGACCACCATGTACGGCAAATGGTGGAAAACGGAATCCGGCCGATCGATCTGGTCGTGGTCAATCTGTATCCGTTCAAGCAAACCATCGCCAAACCGGGCGTCAGCGTGGAAGAGGCCATCGAAAACATCGACATCGGCGGGCCGGCGATGATTCGCGCGGCGGCCAAGAACCACCGGTACGTCGCCGTCGTCACCGATCCGGCCGACTACGGTCCGGTCCTTGATGAATTGAGGAAACACGGGACGGTTTCGGAGGAAACGAGACGCATGCTGGCGGCCAAAGCGTTCAGTCATACCGCCCATTATGACGCCATGATTTCGGGGTATCTGCGTGAACTGTCCGGCATCCAATTCCCCAAAGAGCTCGCCGTTCCCTTGGAGCTTCAACAGTCGCTCCGGTACGGCGAAAATCCGCATCAACGGGCGGCGTTTTATCGCGTTCCTCTTCCGGCACCGGGCACGCTCGCCGGTGCGCGTCAGCTGCACGGAAAGGAACTTTCCTTCAACAACATCAATGATGCTTCGGCGGCGCTGGAACTGGTCCGGGAATTTACGGAACCCGCGGTGGCGGTGATCAAGCACACCAATCCTTGCGGGGTGGCCGTCGGAGAAACGGTGGCGGACGCTTTCCGTCGGGCACACGAAGCGGACCCCGTGTCCATCTTCGGCGGCATCGTGGCCGCCAACCGGCCGATTGACGCGGAAACGGCCGCATTGCTTCGCGAAATCTTTCTGGAAATCGTGTTGGCTCCGTCTTTCAGTCCCGAAGCGTTGGAGATCCTTCAGACCAAAAAGAATCTCCGCCTGTTGGAAATCGGGGATCCCGCTCAGGGCGGCAGCTGGGAGTTCAAGTCCGTCAGCGGAGGCATGCTGATGCAGGAGTCGGACGGTGCACGCGTGCTCCGGGAAGATTGCCGGACGGTCACCGAGCGGACGCCGACGGACGAAGAATGGGAGCAACTCCTGTTTGCCTGGAAAGTGGTGAAACACGTCAAGTCCAACGCCATCGTGCTCGCCCGGGACTTCCGCACGATCGGAGTGGGCGCCGGTCAGATGAACCGGGTCGGAGCCGCGGAGATCGCCATCCGGCAAGCGGGAGACGCCGCGAAAGGGGCGGTCATGGCCTCCGATGCGTTTTTCCCGATGAGCGACACGGTGCAGCGGGCGGCGGAAGCCGGAATCACCGCCATCATTCAGCCCGGCGGATCGATTCGCGACGAAGAGTCCGTCAGGGAAGCCAACCGGCACGGCATCGCGATGGTGTTTACCGGCATCCGTCATTTCAGACACTGA
- a CDS encoding YgaP family membrane protein, with the protein MSVKKNVGTVDALIRIFVGTAGLIWCATRTGRRFPWLLAVFFGMKVVEGITRYCPILDLLGIKTQKTRIWVVKSPEHWLSRERSTMEKSKSNYLKHPSE; encoded by the coding sequence ATGTCGGTGAAAAAAAATGTCGGAACGGTGGATGCCTTGATCCGGATCTTCGTCGGCACGGCCGGCCTCATCTGGTGCGCAACCCGCACGGGCCGACGCTTTCCGTGGTTGCTCGCCGTTTTTTTCGGAATGAAAGTGGTGGAAGGAATCACCCGTTACTGTCCGATTCTCGATCTTCTGGGAATCAAAACCCAAAAGACGCGGATATGGGTCGTGAAATCTCCCGAACATTGGCTTTCAAGGGAGCGTTCCACCATGGAAAAGTCAAAGTCGAATTATCTCAAACACCCTTCAGAATGA
- the purD gene encoding phosphoribosylamine--glycine ligase, with product MRVLVVGGGGREHAIVWKLAQSPDVEKIWCAPGNGGIAELAECVPIQAHDVEALLEFALERNVDLTVVGPEDPLMRGIVNRFQEHGLHIFGPTAEGAKIEGSKRFAKELMQKYGIPTAKFRVFSDADEAKAYLREQGVPIVVKADGLAAGKGVVVARTMEEAERAVEDAMVRKVFGEAGAEVVIEECLEGQELSLMAFFDGHRVVPMVPAQDHKPVFDGDRGPNTGGMGTYSPVPQIPEDVIRRAEEEILRPMQHVFESEGILYRGVLYAGLMWTADGPKVIEFNARFGDPETQVVLPRLDGDLARILLDVSTGRLRPDDVKWKSEAAVCVVMAAGGYPGPVEKGRVIEGLPAAERPDVIVFHAGTARENGQLVTAGGRVLGVTALGSGLREARDKAYETVRSIRFAGAHYRSDIAFRALET from the coding sequence GTGCGGGTACTGGTGGTCGGCGGTGGCGGGCGTGAACACGCCATCGTCTGGAAACTGGCGCAAAGTCCGGACGTGGAGAAAATCTGGTGTGCTCCGGGGAACGGAGGCATTGCGGAGCTGGCCGAGTGCGTGCCGATTCAGGCCCATGACGTGGAAGCTCTTCTGGAATTTGCGCTGGAACGGAACGTGGACCTGACGGTGGTCGGACCGGAAGATCCTTTGATGCGCGGAATCGTCAACCGGTTCCAAGAACATGGACTTCATATTTTCGGTCCCACGGCGGAGGGGGCGAAAATCGAAGGAAGCAAGCGGTTCGCCAAGGAATTGATGCAAAAATACGGCATTCCCACGGCAAAATTCCGCGTGTTTTCAGATGCGGATGAGGCCAAGGCGTATCTTCGGGAGCAGGGAGTGCCGATCGTCGTCAAGGCGGACGGACTGGCTGCCGGCAAGGGGGTCGTCGTGGCGCGCACGATGGAAGAAGCCGAGCGCGCGGTGGAAGATGCCATGGTGCGAAAGGTGTTCGGCGAAGCGGGCGCGGAAGTGGTCATCGAGGAATGTCTCGAGGGCCAGGAACTTTCACTGATGGCCTTTTTCGACGGACACCGCGTGGTTCCGATGGTGCCCGCCCAGGACCACAAGCCGGTGTTCGACGGGGACCGGGGGCCCAACACCGGCGGCATGGGAACATACTCTCCCGTCCCGCAGATTCCCGAAGACGTGATCAGACGGGCCGAAGAAGAAATCCTTCGTCCCATGCAGCACGTCTTCGAGAGCGAAGGCATATTGTATCGCGGCGTGCTTTACGCCGGGCTGATGTGGACCGCCGACGGTCCCAAAGTGATCGAATTCAACGCTCGGTTCGGAGATCCGGAAACCCAGGTGGTCCTGCCCAGACTGGACGGGGATTTGGCACGCATTTTGCTCGATGTGTCGACCGGTCGTCTCCGTCCGGACGATGTGAAATGGAAGTCGGAAGCGGCCGTGTGTGTGGTCATGGCCGCAGGAGGATATCCCGGCCCCGTTGAAAAAGGCCGGGTCATCGAAGGCCTGCCGGCGGCCGAACGACCGGACGTGATCGTGTTTCACGCCGGAACGGCCCGTGAGAACGGACAATTGGTCACCGCCGGAGGGCGGGTGCTCGGCGTGACCGCGCTGGGGTCCGGGCTGAGGGAAGCCAGAGACAAAGCGTACGAAACGGTCCGCTCCATCCGGTTTGCCGGCGCCCATTACCGGTCCGACATCGCCTTCCGCGCATTGGAAACATAA
- a CDS encoding adenine deaminase C-terminal domain-containing protein: protein MRGMLAREDQHVLLETAMGRRRPSLILRGGRVLNVFTGRLERKDVALAGKRIAWVGDLSAGGLMTDGDVPVLDVENRVLVPGYIEPHAHPFQLYNPVSLAEKAASLGTTTLIHDNMFFFNVLELDELRSMIDRLADSPVKHFWWARWDAQTLLTDGRERLYESGRVREMMSHPRVLQAGELTDWLPLLAGDPVMNEWVVESRALGLRVEGHAPGASFRTLSRLAAAGVTADHESISAEEVWRRLELGYWVTLRHSSIRPDLPVLLEGLLNEDHVPWHRIMMTTDGPTPLYFKEGFTDYLLKTAMESGLDPVTAYRLVTINPAVYFRLDDHLGAIAPGRVADINVLRDLTDPTPVHVIADGRIIAESGSMTERLDDSVLMLSPAKGKPEKIGFRPDDFSWPEGDVEDLPVMNLINPVITRLTMEPVSRAVSSSGDDLLMACLADRGGEWITQGYLRGLGRNVDGLASTYTGSGDLLVIGRDPRAMAEAANRAVKEGGIVWIQDDEEVFRLPLPLMGMMSPEPLDGLVRSLEPLVERLREHGHAFDDPIYTFLFLSSTHLPQVRLTQAGIFRVKDKTVLVPSRRRRR from the coding sequence ATGAGAGGCATGCTTGCACGCGAAGACCAACACGTCTTGCTGGAAACCGCCATGGGAAGAAGACGGCCGTCTTTGATCCTTCGCGGCGGACGGGTTCTCAACGTGTTCACGGGGAGGTTGGAGCGAAAGGACGTTGCTCTGGCCGGAAAGCGCATCGCCTGGGTGGGTGACCTGTCCGCAGGGGGGCTGATGACGGACGGTGACGTCCCCGTTCTGGACGTGGAAAACAGGGTCCTGGTCCCCGGGTACATCGAGCCGCACGCGCACCCGTTTCAGCTGTACAATCCGGTATCCCTGGCGGAAAAAGCGGCTTCGCTCGGGACCACCACGCTGATCCACGACAACATGTTCTTTTTCAACGTGCTGGAGCTGGACGAGTTGCGGAGCATGATCGACCGGCTCGCTGACTCTCCGGTGAAACATTTTTGGTGGGCCAGATGGGATGCCCAGACCCTGCTCACGGACGGACGGGAACGGTTGTATGAGAGCGGGCGGGTCCGGGAAATGATGAGTCATCCCCGGGTGCTGCAGGCGGGGGAGTTGACGGACTGGCTTCCGCTGCTCGCCGGTGATCCCGTCATGAACGAATGGGTCGTGGAATCGAGGGCTCTGGGACTTCGGGTGGAAGGGCATGCTCCGGGCGCCTCGTTCCGGACGTTGTCCAGATTGGCCGCAGCCGGGGTGACCGCGGACCATGAGAGCATTTCCGCGGAGGAAGTGTGGCGAAGACTGGAGCTGGGATACTGGGTGACTTTGCGCCACAGCTCGATCCGTCCGGATCTTCCGGTGCTTCTGGAAGGATTGCTGAACGAAGATCATGTGCCCTGGCACCGCATCATGATGACCACCGATGGTCCGACTCCGCTGTATTTCAAAGAGGGGTTCACGGATTACCTGCTCAAAACCGCCATGGAAAGCGGGCTGGATCCGGTGACCGCTTACCGGCTGGTCACCATCAATCCCGCCGTTTATTTCCGCCTCGACGATCATTTGGGAGCGATTGCGCCGGGACGGGTGGCGGACATCAACGTTCTCCGGGACTTGACGGATCCGACTCCCGTCCATGTCATCGCCGACGGACGAATCATTGCCGAGAGCGGCTCCATGACGGAACGACTGGATGACTCCGTCCTGATGCTTTCACCGGCCAAAGGGAAGCCGGAAAAGATCGGGTTTCGTCCGGACGATTTTTCCTGGCCGGAAGGGGATGTTGAGGATCTTCCCGTGATGAATCTGATCAATCCGGTCATCACTCGCCTGACCATGGAACCCGTTTCCAGGGCCGTCTCTTCATCCGGGGACGATTTGCTGATGGCGTGTTTGGCGGACCGGGGGGGAGAATGGATCACGCAAGGGTATCTGAGGGGACTCGGCAGGAACGTGGACGGATTGGCCAGCACGTATACCGGTTCGGGCGACCTTCTGGTGATCGGCCGGGACCCGCGGGCCATGGCGGAAGCGGCCAACCGGGCGGTGAAAGAGGGGGGCATCGTCTGGATTCAGGATGACGAGGAAGTGTTCCGCCTCCCGTTGCCTCTCATGGGAATGATGAGTCCCGAACCGTTGGACGGGCTGGTGCGGAGCCTGGAACCGCTTGTGGAGCGTCTCCGGGAACACGGCCATGCGTTTGATGATCCGATATACACCTTCCTGTTTTTGTCATCCACCCACTTGCCGCAAGTGAGATTGACGCAGGCGGGCATTTTCCGGGTGAAGGACAAAACCGTCCTGGTCCCCTCGCGGAGAAGACGGAGATGA
- the purN gene encoding phosphoribosylglycinamide formyltransferase, translating into MSIAVFASGSGSNFEELVHRSREENWPEQVTLLVCDKPGAGVLERADRLGVPARVFEPKSYPDKAAYERDVLALLTERGIRWVVLAGYMRLVGPTLLKAYPWRIINLHPSLLPAFKGKQAIEQAFHHPVKISGVTVHFVDEGLDTGPIIDQLPVRIEPADTLERFAEKIHRAEHELLPRTVRRLITGEIPLPDQPADL; encoded by the coding sequence ATGAGCATCGCCGTGTTTGCATCCGGCAGCGGCAGCAACTTCGAGGAGTTGGTGCATCGCTCCCGCGAGGAAAACTGGCCGGAGCAGGTGACCCTGTTGGTTTGCGACAAGCCCGGAGCCGGCGTGTTGGAGCGTGCGGACCGGCTGGGAGTGCCCGCAAGGGTCTTCGAACCCAAATCGTATCCGGACAAGGCGGCCTATGAACGGGATGTGCTGGCTCTCCTGACGGAACGGGGAATTCGCTGGGTGGTGCTGGCCGGATACATGCGGCTCGTCGGTCCCACCCTTTTGAAGGCGTATCCCTGGAGAATCATCAATCTGCATCCGTCCCTTCTTCCGGCGTTCAAGGGAAAGCAAGCCATTGAACAGGCCTTTCATCATCCGGTGAAAATCTCCGGCGTGACGGTTCATTTCGTCGACGAAGGCTTGGACACCGGTCCGATCATCGATCAGTTGCCCGTCCGGATCGAGCCCGCGGATACGCTCGAACGCTTCGCGGAAAAGATCCACCGCGCGGAACATGAGTTGCTTCCCCGGACGGTGCGCAGATTGATCACCGGGGAAATCCCCTTGCCGGATCAGCCCGCCGATTTGTGA